From the genome of Argentina anserina chromosome 4, drPotAnse1.1, whole genome shotgun sequence, one region includes:
- the LOC126792840 gene encoding uncharacterized protein LOC126792840, with the protein MRVAVIGSGISGLVSAYVLAKEGVAVELYEKEDYLGGHARTVTFDGVDLDLGFMVFNRVTYPNMMEFFESLGVEMEISDMSFSASLDKGKGCEWGSRNGLSSLFAQKSNVVNPYFWQMIREITKFKHDAISYLEVHENNPDIDRNETLGKFIDSRGYSELFKKAYLIPICGSIWSCPAEGVMSFSAFSILSFCRNHHLLQIFGRPQWLTVRWRSHCYVRKVREVLESQGSRIKTSCEVHKVCTTGEGSTVVSGDNFEEIYDGCIMAVHAPDALRILGDQATSDELRVLGAFQYVYSDIFLHRDKDLMPRNPAAWSAWNFLGSTDNKVCLTYWLNALQNLGETSLPFLVTLNPEHTPKHTLLKWTTSHPIPSVAASKATVELSHIQGKRGIWFCGAYQGYGFHEDGLKAGMAVAHGILGNSCALLSNPKHMVPSLTETGARLFVTRFIRHYISTGCLTLLEEGGTMFTFEGTRKGCSLKCVIKVHNPQFYWKVMTQADLGLADAYINGDFSFVDKDGGLLNFFMILIANRDNDSSDSKLIKKRGWWTPMLFTASIASAKYFFQHVSRQNTLTQARRNISRHYDLSNELFSLFLDETMTYSSAVFKTEDEKLKIAQLRKISTLIQKAKISKNHEVLEIGCGWGSLAIEVVKQTSCRYTGITLSEEQLKYAQQKVKDAGLQDRIRFLLCDYRQMPSNYKCDRIISCEMLESVGHEFMNDFFASCESVLAENGLLVLQFISIPDERYDEYRRSSDFIKEYIFPGGCLPSLSRVTSAMVDSSRLCVEHIENIGIHYYQTLRYWRKNFLDRQSEILALGFNEKFIRTWEYYFDYCAAGFKTYTLGNYQIVFSRPGNVPVFSNPYEGFPSAYEM; encoded by the exons ATGAGAGTGGCAGTGATAGGTTCTGGGATCAGTGGTTTGGTCTCAGCTTATGTTCTTGCAAAAGAAGGGGTGGCAGTAGAGCTGTATGAGAAGGAAGATTACTTGGGAGGTCATGCCAGGACGGTCACATTTGATGGCGTCGATTTGGACCTTGGTTTCATGGTCTTCAATCGA GTAACGTATCCCAACATGATGGAGTTCTTTGAGAGTCTTGGAGTTGAGATGGAAATTTCTGACATGTCTTTCTCGGCAAGCTTGGACAAAGGGAAGGGCTGCGAATGGGGTAGTCGAAATGGTCTGTCGAGCTTGTTTGCGCAAAAGAGCAATGTGGTAAATCCATACTTCTGGCAAATGATTCGAGAAATCACCAAGTTTAAACATGATGCCATCAG TTATCTTGAGGTGCATGAGAATAATCCGGACATTGATCGAAATGAAACCTTGGGGAAGTTCATCGACTCCCGTGGCTACTCCGAATTATTTAAGAAGGCTTATCTT ATTCCCATATGTGGTTCAATCTGGTCTTGCCCAGCGGAAGGGGTTATGAGCTTCTCAGCCTTCTCCATTCTTTCGTTTTGTCGCAATCATCATCTACTTCAG ATATTTGGCCGCCCACAATGGTTAACTGTTAGATGGCGTTCACATTGTTATGTGAGGAAG GTTAGAGAAGTGCTGGAGAGTCAAGGGTCTCGAATAAAAACAAGCTGTGAGGTGCATAAAGTTTGCACAACCGGTGAGG GCTCCACAGTTGTCTCTGGAGATAATTTTGAGGAAATATACGATGGATGCATAATGGCCGTGCACGCCCCCGACGCCCTGAGAATATTAGGAGATCAGGCAACATCAGATGAACTGAGAGTACTTGGCGCCTTTCAATATGTATATAG TGATATTTTTCTCCATCGTGACAAAGATTTAATGCCCCGAAACCCAGCCGCATGGAGTGCGTGGAATTTTCTCGGTAGTACTGACAACAAAGTGTGTTTGACATACTGGCTCAATGCGCTTCAG AACCTTGGGGAAACAAGTCTACCATTTCTTGTGACTTTAAATCCAGAACATACACCAAAACATACCTTGCTTAAATGGACAACAAGCCATCCAATCCCATCTGTTGCTGCATCAAAAGCTACAGTGGAACTTTCTCATATTCAAGGAAAAAGAGGAATCTGGTTTTGTGGAGCATACCAGG GTTATGGCTTCCACGAGGATGGATTAAAG GCTGGAATGGCTGTAGCACATGGTATCCTTGGAAACAGTTGTGCCCTCTTGAGCAATCCGAAACACATGGTTCCATCTCTGACAGAAACTGGGGCGCGCCTTTTTGTCACTAGATTTATAAGACATTATATCTCCACTGGATGTTTAAC TTTATTAGAGGAAGGGGGTACAATGTTTACCTTTGAAGGAACAAGAAAAGGGTGTTCTTTGAAATGTGTTATTAAAGTTCATAATCCTCAGTTTTACTGGAAG GTTATGACACAGGCTGATTTAGGCCTTGCAGATGCATATATAAATGgagatttttcttttgttgacAAAGACGGAGGCcttctaaatttttttatg ATTCTCATTGCCAACAGAGATAATGATTCTTCCGACTCAAAATTGATTAAGAAAAG gGGATGGTGGACTCCAATGTTATTCACAGCTAGTATAGCCTCAGCAAAATATTTCTTTCAGCACGTTTCGAGGCAAAATACTCTAACACAAGCTCGGAGGAACATCTCTCGTCATTATGACCTG AGTAATGAACTATTTTCACTGTTTTTGGACGAAACAATGACATACTCTAGTGCTGTCTTTAAG ACAGAAGATGAGAAACTGAAGATTGCTCAGCTACGAAAAATCTCTACTCTCATTCAAAAG GCTAAAATCAGTAAGAACCATGAAGTTCTAGAGATAGGGTGCGGTTGGGGAAGCTTGGCTATTGAAGTTGTCAAACAAACGAGTTGCAGATATACTGGCATCACTCTATCTGAGGAACAACTTAAGTATGCACAACAGAAAGTGAAAGATGCTGGCCTCCAG GACCGGATCAGATTTCTTCTGTGTGACTACCGCCAAATGCCTTCTAACTATAAATGTGACAGAATTATATCATG TGAGATGCTAGAGAGTGTAGGACACGAGTTCATGAATGATTTCTTTGCTTCCTGTGAATCTGTGCTAGCAGAAAATGGGCTTCTTGTTCTGCAG TTCATATCCATACCAGATGAACGTTATGATGAGTACAGACGAAGTTCAGACTTCATAAAGGAGTACATTTTCCCTGGTGGCTGTCTACCTTCATTGAGTAGAGTAACATCAGCCATGGTCGACTCTTCCAGGCTCTG TGTCGAGCACATAGAAAATATTGGAATTCATTACTACCAAACTCTGAGATATTGGAGGAAAAATTTCTTGGACAGACAAAG TGAAATTCTTGCTCTTGGATTCAACGAGAAATTTATTCGGACATGGGAATACTATTTTGATTATTGTGCTGCTGGTTTCAAGACATACACACTTGGAAACTACCAG ATTGTGTTTTCACGACCTGGTAATGTTCCAGTATTCAGCAATCCCTACGAAGGCTTCCCTTCTGCATATGAaatgtga
- the LOC126792839 gene encoding heterogeneous nuclear ribonucleoprotein 1 codes for MDSDQGKLFIGGISWETSEDKLKEYFSNYGDVLQTVVMRDKITQRPRGFGFVVFVDPAVLDRVLQEKHTIDGRTVEAKRALSREEQQTSVRAGNPNPGRNVGSGGNVRTKKIFVGGLPPTLNEEEFREYFEAYGIVTDVVVMFDQNTGRPRGFGFISFDTEDAVDRVLHKTFHELSGKQVEVKRALPKDANPGGGGRSMGGGQGGGGASGGGYQGYGASGGNPNAYDGRMDSNRYMQSQSTGAGFPPYGSSGYSAPSYGYAPSSNGIGGYGGYGGYGGSNTGYGGPAAAAYGNPNAPNAGYGGGPPGAPRSSWSSQAPSGYGGMGYGNTAPWGVQSGSAAAGSGGPGSAPAGQSPSAAAGYGAQGYGYGGYSGGDASYGNPSAYGAVGGRSGSVPNNNVGGPGGEQVSGGGYVGSGYSDSNGNAGYGNSGWRADPSQASGNYGGQINGGQVGYGGYGSAQARQAQQQ; via the exons ATGGATTCAGATCAGGGGAAGCTTTTCATCGGCGGAATATCGTGGGAGACGTCGGAGGATAAGCTGAAGGAGTACTTCAGCAATTACGGCGACGTTTTGCAGACGGTGGTTATGAGAGACAAGATCACTCAGAGACCCAGAGGTTTTGGGTTTGTGGTCTTTGTAGATCCTGCTGTTCTTGATAGGGTTCTTCAGGAAAAGCACACCATAGATGGCAGGACG GTTGAGGCTAAGAGGGCCCTCTCAAGAGAGGAGCAGCAAACTTCTGTCAGAGCAGGCAATCCTAATCCTGGTAGAAATGTAGGAAGTGGTGGAAATGTTAGGACCAAGAAAATTTTTGTTGGTGGGCTGCCTCCCACTCTAAATGAAGAAGAGTTCCGCGAATATTTTGAAGCTTATGGCATCGTAACAGATGTAGTTGTAATGTTTGACCAAAATACTGGACGACCTCGTGGATTTGGATTTATTTCATTTGACACTGAAGATGCTGTTGATAGGGTATTGCACAAGACATTTCATGAACTAAGTGGTAAGCAAGTGGAAGTAAAGAGGGCTCTTCCTAAAGATGCCAATCCTGGTGGAGGTGGCCGTTCCATGGGGGGTGGCcagggtggtggtggtgcatcTGGTGGTGGTTACCAAGGCTATGGGGCATCTGGGGGCAACCCAAATGCATATGATGGTCGAATGGACTCAAACAGGTACATGCAATCTCAGAGCACTGGAGCAGGTTTTCCTCCTTATGGTTCTTCAGGGTATAGTGCACCCAGTTATGGGTATGCTCCTTCTAGTAATGGCATTGGAGGCTATGGTGGTTATGGAGGCTATGGTGGCTCCAATACTGGATATGGTGGTCCAGCTGCCGCCGcctatggaaaccctaatgcCCCAAATGCTGGTTATGGTGGTGGTCCACCAGGTGCTCCTAGGAGTTCATGGAGTTCCCAAGCCCCCTCTGGATATGGTGGTATGGGCTATGGCAATACTGCTCCTTGGGGTGTTCAAAGTGGCAGTGCAGCTGCAGGAAGTGGTGGTCCTGGATCTGCACCTGCTGGTCAATCTCCTAGTGCAGCGGCTGGGTACGGAGCCCAAGGTTATGGTTATGGTGGGTACAGTGGAGGTGATGCATCTTATGGAAATCCATCTGCCTATGGCGCAGTTGGAGGGCGTTCTGGTAGTGTCCCAAATAACAATGTTGGTGGTCCTGGAGGGGAGCAAGTTAGTGGTGGTGGATATGTTGGAAGTGGCTACAGCGACTCAAATGGAAATGCAGGTTATGGAAATTCTGGTTGGAGAGCTGATCCGTCACAAGCTTCTGGAAATTATGGTGGTCAGATTAATGGTGGGCAAGTCGGCTATGGTGGGTATGGCAGTGCTCAGGCACGACAAGCCCAGCAACAGTAA